In the genome of Amaranthus tricolor cultivar Red isolate AtriRed21 chromosome 15, ASM2621246v1, whole genome shotgun sequence, one region contains:
- the LOC130801807 gene encoding uncharacterized protein LOC130801807, translated as MGVDYYKILQVDRTAKDDDLKKAYRKLAMKWHPDKNPNNKKDAEAKFKQISEAYDVLSDPQKRQIYDQFGEEGLKGQVPPPGSTGFSGGSDAGPGFTSFRFNTRSPDDIFSEFFGFSSPFGDMGGSRGGSGVGGSSAFGRGPFYGDDIFSQFSRSGGGGGGSEASSMPRKGAAIERPLHCSLEDLYKGTTKKMKISREVDASGRPATVEEILAIDIKPGWKKGTKITFPEKGNEQRGVIPSDLVFIIDEKPHSVFKRDGNDLVVTQKVPLVEALTGYTAQITTLDGRSLSIPINAVISPSYEEVVKGEGMPLPKDPSKKGNLRIKFNIKFPTKLTAEQKTGLKRLLSS; from the exons ATGGGTGTAGATTACTACAAAATTCTTCAAGTTGATAGAACCGCTAAAGACGATGATCTAAAGAAAGCTTACAGAAAACTTGCTATGAAATGGCATCCTGACAAAAACCCTAATAACAAGAAAGATGCTGAAGCTAAATTCAAACAAATCTCTGAAGCTTACGAT GTTTTAAGTGACCCGCAAAAGCGACAAATATACGATCAATTTGGGGAAGAAGGGTTGAAGGGGCAAGTACCACCACCAGGATCTACTGGGTTTTCAGGTGGTTCAGATGCTGGACCTGGATTCACATCATTCCGATTTAATACTCGGAGCCCTGATGATATTTTCTCTGAATTTTTCGGGTTTTCAAGCCCATTTGGTGATATGGGAGGATCTAGGGGAGGTTCTGGTGTAGGGGGTTCATCTGCTTTTGGAAGAGGACCTTTCTATGGAGATGATATTTTCTCTCAATTCAGTCGTAGTGGCGGCGGCGGTGGTGGTTCTGAGGCTTCTTCTATGCCGAGAAAGGGGGCTGCTATTGAAAGACCATTGCATTGTAGTTTGGAGGATTTGTATAAAGGTACTACTAAGAAGATGAAGATTTCTAGGGAAGTTGATGCTTCTGG GAGACCAGCCACAGTGGAGGAGATCCTCGCTATAGATATTAAACCAGGTTGGAAGAAGGGTACGAAAATCACATTTCCGGAAAAGGGGAACGAACAGCGGGGGGTTATACCCTCGGACCTAGTCTTTATCATTGATGAGAAGCCTCACAGTGTATTTAAAAGAGATGGTAATGATCTTGTTGTAACCCAGAAAGTCCCTCTTGTTGAAGCTCTAACAGGTTATACTGCACAAATCACTACACTTGATGGACGTTCCTTATCGATACCTATCAACGCGGTTATTAGCCCTTCATATGAAGAGGTGGTTAAAGGAGAGGGAATGCCCCTTCCCAAGGATCCCTCTAAAAAAGGcaatttaagaataaaattcaatatcaaGTTTCCAACAAAGCTTACTGCAGAGCAGAAGACCGGCCTCAAACGGTTGTTGTCTTCATGA